Genomic window (Mycosarcoma maydis chromosome 5, whole genome shotgun sequence):
CAAGATTTAACAACGTTTGACCGACCCGTCCTCAGACGTGCAAtcacacgaatcacgaatcacgaatcacgaatcacgaatcgtgaaagctgtgaatcacgaagctCGTAAATCTTGAACTCTGCAATCGCCGTTCCGAACCGCGAATctgaaccacgaatcgtgtagcgtgaagcgtgaatgaAGCGCCAAACTCGCAGTAATCACGTGAATAATAATTGACGAATTGACGATGCCTCCACACAGCAGCTTTACAACTCAGAAACCCGACATCACAGGAATCACACAAACCACGAGTTCAGAGACACGACACGACACGAGAAGCGGGCCTTGGTGCCACCCTCATCGACCACGGTGCCTTAGACAGACGGATCCGTATCACCGCAAGACTTGAACCATGTCACCTTGAACGCATCGAGAACAGTCAAAGAACAGCTCAACTACACGTAGAGCTGCGTCTTGTGTGCGACTGTCCGACATCATGGAGATGCTCTCGTCCAGTCGCACCTGGATCGGCGTCCTCGTGGCTGTAGCCGGGAATGTGACCATCAGTCTGGCGCTGAATTGTCAAAAGCTCGCGCATACTCGGCTGCAAAATGAACAGCATGATCACCAAGATTTCCACAGCGATGAACAAGACGGTTCCACATTGCCACATCAAGACAGGCCAAGACCTGCAACCGATCGTGCTTCTTCCGACAGCAGTGCCACTCTACAGCATGATGGACATACAAGTCCCGACTTTGACGGACAGAATGGATCAAAGTCGAATCAGAATGCGAATCGTAACGGCAATGCCAACGGCAATGGTATGGATACGATGTTCCTCCACAGCAAGTTATGGTGGCTCGGTCTTGCACTCATGACCATCGGCGAAGGCGGGAATTTCATATCATACGGTTTTGCACctgcctcgctcgtcgcaCCCCTCGGAGCTGTTGCTCTGCTGTCCAACGTCATCATCTCGCCAATTCTGCTGCACGAGCGGCTCCGAATCTCGGACATCGGTGGGATCCTACTTGCCATCATTGGCGCGGTCACTGTGGTCTTCTCTTCGAAACAGAACGATGTCCGTTTAGACCCTGCGCAACTTCTGCAGGCCATTAAACGGCTCGAATTCGCCATCTACACGACCATCTCGGTGTGCTCTGGTGGCCTGCTTGCTTTCCTAAGTACCACTTCGCTCGCAGACCGTTGGGTGCTGATTGACGTCGGCACGTGTGCCATCTTTGGCGGCTTCACCGTCCTCTCTACGAAAGGAATCTCGTCACTCATCTCAGGAGGACAGCCGATCGAAGCTCTCAAGTTCCCGATCACGTAtgtgctcgtcgtcgtgctCGCCGCTACCGCGGTGATTCAGATCACCTACTTGAACAGAGCATTGCAGAGATTCGACAGTCGAGAAGTAATCCCGACGCAATTTGTGTTCTTTACCATCTCGGCCATTGTAGGAAGTGCGATTCTGTATCGGGATTTTGAGAACATGGATGCTCATCGGTTGGTCAACTTCTTGTTCGGATGTTTGACGACGTTTGGCGGGGTGTTTGTTTTGACGTGGAGGAAAGAGGAGCAGCCGCGTCAGGATCAAGATGTTGGAGATGAGTCGTTCGACGAAGAGCGCGCAGAAcaggatggcgacgaggtgACTGAACATGCGCCCTTGTTTAACCAACATCGCAGACGCGGTTCGTCGGCGGATGCCGAGAGCACGAGCAGAACGCCGCGCCAAACGATCGATTTTCTCGAACCCGCGTTCACCGAGCGTTGTCCCGGCCCAAGCAACGCACTCCGAGTGCCGAGCGCGACCAAGTGCAGTCCGAATCGACGTCCAAGATCACGCACCAACTCGCCACACCAAGCGTCGGCCAGCGCCAAACACGTCTCGACCTCTTTCGACCGATCTTGCCACCTGTCCAGATCGGCATCGAATCAGCAGCCtctgtcgtcgtcggcggcagctgccgGCTTGAGGACCCccaagctgagcttgatcgGTATCGATCGTCCAACCGGATTGAGTTCGGGCCATTATCTTTTGCTCGCGACACCTCCGCCCAGTTTCACACTGCAGAGTGTGACCCCAATAGCCTCGGGCGGTGCGGCGCCGAAGAGCGCGCTCAGCAGAGGCGGAGCCGGCCACTATGGCGCCATTGGCACAGGCGCGCCGAGCAAAAGTGGTCCAGGAGCATTCTTGCCATTCCCCGTAACATCACCTGGAGCATCTGGTAGCACAAACACCAGACGCGCACCGCGTAACGATCTCACCACTGACGCCCACACAACGCAACAAACATCGCCACCAGCGGCAGACCCTacagcagaagcgctcGTTACACCTGTAACAGAAACTTGTGCCCTGTCGAGCGATTCAGGTGCAGACCTGACCGCGAGACTCGCCGAACACGTCGCTGATTCTCGATCGCAATCGGACTCACACACATAGACCGCAGCTCGCAACTGGATGGAAAGCGTATACACATTTCAACAGATTCTACCGCCTCACAGCCCAGAGTGCCCACGCGGTCCAATACACAAATACCatgtcgaggtggaggtgaGAAGAGAGGTGGAAGTTGTTCAGAAGTGCAGCCGACTACAATCTAAGGTTAAGCCCAATCTCTAGGGTGTCTGAGCGCTTGTTGCGTATGCTTCTCCATGGCGCCGTCATGCTCGGCGGTCTGGCCGGCATCTGCACTCTTGGTAGCCTTTCCATCCCTACCCTGcgcaccgccgccgctgtACCGCTCCATGTATTCCCACCTCGCCTTCAGCGGCAGACTCATCAAGATGCTCTCAATCCTTGCGCCTGGTGTCTGCAGACCGAACTTGGTCCCTCGATCGTATACCAGGTTGAACTCGACGTATCGTCCACGTCGGatctgctgccatcgctcgTGCGCTTGTGTGAAGGGCGTGTTCTTGCGTTTTTGTACAAGAGGCACGTACGCCGGGATGAAGGCGTCACCCATCGAACGGACCGTGGCAAACAGCGAGTCCTGATcgtgctgcttggtcgacgagatggacgcAACGAGTGGCTGAGAAGACGTAGGCTTGCTGCCGTCCGATAACGGAATAAACGCTTTTCCAGAGTGCGTAGACGCCCATTGTGGCAGAGTGAGATCGTCGAAAAAGATCCCTCCTACACCGCGCGCTTCACCGCGATGAGGGATCAAAAAGTATTTGTCGCACCACTTTTTCCACGTTGGATAGAACGCCGCATCGTGCTGATCGGCTGCCGATTTCAGTGTCTTGTGGAAAtgctcggcatcctcgtcaAATAGGTAGATAGGAGTCAAGTCGGTTCCACCGCCGAACCACCATGCGATCGGCTCGTGGTCATGCTTTCCGTCCTTGCGGTTGTTCGGGTGTCGTGGATTGGGCGATCCATCCGCGAGCGTTTCCGGATGGGTGAGCTCAAAGTAGCGGTAGTTGAAGTGCACCGTTGGAGCAAATGGGTTCCTGGGGTGAACCACCAGGCTCAAACCAGCCGCGTAGAAGGGCAGTCCTTTGACATCCGCATCCTTGCCCTCGAGCTTGTATCCAGTCTTGTCCATGAGACCTGCATGGTCGGCACTCATCTGCCTCACTGCTGCGGGCGGAAGCATCCCATGCACGACCGAGATGTTGACACCCGCCTTTTCGAATGTCGAGCCGTCTTGAAGAACGCACGAAATGCCCTCTCCGCCTTCCTTTCGGAGCCAGCTGTCGATCAAGAATCGCGCCTTTGGCTCTTCCTGCGAAAGAGCAGAGACGATGTTGTACTGAAGCAGCTTGATGTACGTCTCCATGCGCTTTCGCATGGGAGCCGAGGCATTGGTGAGTATCTTGGGATCGAGATGGGAGATTTCTGGCAGATCGGACTGGTTGCCGCCCTTGATGGCCGAGGC
Coding sequences:
- a CDS encoding putative coproporphyrinogen III oxidase, whose translation is MLARPLRLAARRPSTALSCRQFVRHVSSFSNSSKASSEFFASSAKLPGNGMALASSAAAILGGLALYAALAPKASLSSSALECEAAKPTPASAIKGGNQSDLPEISHLDPKILTNASAPMRKRMETYIKLLQYNIVSALSQEEPKARFLIDSWLRKEGGEGISCVLQDGSTFEKAGVNISVVHGMLPPAAVRQMSADHAGLMDKTGYKLEGKDADVKGLPFYAAGLSLVVHPRNPFAPTVHFNYRYFELTHPETLADGSPNPRHPNNRKDGKHDHEPIAWWFGGGTDLTPIYLFDEDAEHFHKTLKSAADQHDAAFYPTWKKWCDKYFLIPHRGEARGVGGIFFDDLTLPQWASTHSGKAFIPLSDGSKPTSSQPLVASISSTKQHDQDSLFATVRSMGDAFIPAYVPLVQKRKNTPFTQAHERWQQIRRGRYVEFNLVYDRGTKFGLQTPGARIESILMSLPLKARWEYMERYSGGGAQGRDGKATKSADAGQTAEHDGAMEKHTQQALRHPRDWA